A single region of the Panthera tigris isolate Pti1 chromosome B1, P.tigris_Pti1_mat1.1, whole genome shotgun sequence genome encodes:
- the CLOCK gene encoding circadian locomoter output cycles protein kaput isoform X3: MTDGSIIYVSESITSLLEHLPSDLVDQSIFNFIPEGEHSEVYKILSTHLLESDSLTPEYLKSKNQLEFCCHMLRGTIDPKEPSTYEYVKFIGNFKSLNSVSTSAHNGFEGTIQRTHRPSYDDRVCFVATVRLATPQFIKEMCTVEEPNEEFTSRHSLEWKFLFLDHRAPPIIGYLPFEVLGTSGYDYYHVDDLENLAKCHEHLMQYGKGKSCYYRFLTKGQQWIWLQTHYYITYHQWNSRPEFIVCTHTVVSYAEVRAERRRELGIEESLPETAADKSQDSGSDNRINTVSLKEALERFDHSPTPSASSRSSRKSSHTAVSDPSSTPTKIPTDTSTPPRPHLPAHEKMAPRRSSFSSQSINSQSVGQSLTQPVMSQAANLPIPQGMSQFQFSAQLGAMQHLKDQLEQRTRMIEANIHRQQEELRKIQEQLQMVHGQGLQMFLQQSTPGLNFGSVQLSSGNSSNIQQLAPISMQGQVVQTNQIQSGMNTGHIGTTQHMIQQQTLQSTSSQQSQQNVLSGHSQQTSLPSQTQSTLTTPLYNTMVISQPAAGSMVQIPSSMPQNSTQSTAVTTFTQDRQIRFSQGQQLVTKLVTAPVACGAVMVPSTMLMGQVVTAYPTFATQQQQPQALPATQQQNSQEQPLASVQQPSQAPLTQPPQQFLQTSRLLHGNPSTQLILSAAFPLQQSTFPQSHHQQHQSQQQQQLNRHRTDSLTDPSKVQPQ; encoded by the exons ATGACAGATGGAAGCATAATATATGTGTCTGAGAGTATAACTTCATTACTTGAACATTTACCA tctgatCTTGTGGAtcaaagtatatttaattttatcccAGAAGGGGAACATTCAGAGGTTTATAAAATACTCTCTACTCATCTGCTGGAAAGTGATTCATTAACccctgaatatttaaaat CAAAAAATCAGTTAGAATTCTGTTGTCATATGCTTCGAGGAACAATAGACCCAAAGGAGCCATCTACCTatgaatatgtgaaatttatagGAAATTTCAAATCTTTAAACAGTG TATCGACTTCAGCACACAATGGTTTTGAAGGAACTATACAACGCACACACAGGCCTTCTTATGATGATAGAGTTTGTTTTGTAGCCACTGTCAGATTAGCTACACCTCAGTTCATCAag GAAATGTGCACTGTTGAAGAACCTAATGAAGAGTTTACATCCAGACATAGTTTAGAATGGAAGTTCCTATTTCTAGATCAcag GGCACCACCTATAATAGGATATTTGCCATTTGAAGTTCTGGGAACATCAGGCTATGATTACTATCATGTGGATGACCTAGAAAACTTGGCAAAATGCCATGAGCACT taATGCAGTACGGGAAAGGCAAATCATGTTATTATAGATTCCTCACCAAGGGACAACAGTGGATTTGGCTTCAGACTCATTAttatatcacttatcatcagtgGAATTCTAGGCCAGAATTTATTGTTTGTACTCACACCGTAGTAAG tTATGCAGAAGTTAGGGCTGAAAGACGACGAGAACTTGGCATTGAAGAGTCTCTTCCTGAGACAGCTGCTGACAAA AGCCAAGATTCTGGGTCTGATAATCGTATAAACACAGTCAGTCTCAAAGAAGCCTTGGAAAGGTTTGATCACAGCCCAACTCCTTCTGCTTCCTCCCGGAGTTCAAGAAAATCATCTCACACAGCAGTCTCAGACCCTTCCT CAACACCAACAAAGATCCCAACAGATACTAGCACTCCTCCCAGACCGCATTTACCAGCTCATGAAAAGATGGCACCAAGGAGGTCATCATTTAGTAGTCAG TCCATAAATTCCCAGTCTGTTGGTCAGTCATTAACACAACCAGTGATGTCTCAAGCTGCAAATTTACCAATTCCACAAGGCATGTCCcag TTTCAGTTTTCAGCTCAGTTAGGAGCCATGCAGCATCTAAAAGACCAGTTAGAGCAACGGACACGGATGATAGAGGCAAACATTCATCGGCAACAAGAAGAACTAAGAAAAATTCAAGAACAACTTCAAATGGTCCATGGTCAAGGGCTGCAG ATGTTTTTACAGCAGTCAACCCCTGGTTTGAATTTTGGTTCTGTTCAACTTTCTTCTGGAAATTCATCTAACATCCAGCAACTTGCACCTATAAGTATGCAGGGCCAGGTCGTTCAAACCAACCAAATTCAGAGTGGAATGAATACTGGACACATTGGCACAACTCAGCATATGATACAACAGCAGACTTTACAAAGTACATCAAGTCAG CAGAGTCAACAAAATGTACTGAGTGGGCACAGTCAACAAACCTCGCTTCCTAGTCAGACACAGAGCACACTCACCACTCCGCTCTATAACACTATGGTGATCTCACAGCCGGCAGCCGGAAGCATGGTCCAGATTCCATCTAGCATGCCACAGAACAGTACCCAGAGCACTGCTGTAACTACATTCACTCAGGACAGACAGATCAG ATTTTCTCAAGGTCAGCAGCTTGTGACCAAATTAGTAACTGCTCCTGTAGCTTGTGGGGCGGTCATGGTACCCAGCACAATGCTCATGGGGCAGGTGGTGACTGCCTACCCTACGTTTGCtacccagcagcagcagccacaggCACTGCCAGCCACACAGCAGCAGAACTCCCAGGAACAGCCGCTTGCTTCAGTTCAGCAACCTTCTCAGGCTCCGCTGACCCAACCACCACAGCAGTTTTTACAG